A genome region from Cognatishimia activa includes the following:
- a CDS encoding flagellin has product MTSILTNNSAMTALQTLTMVNKNLNQTQGRVSSGLAISSGKDNAAYFAISETMKGDSGMFDAINEGLTSTRNSVATARLGAETVSDLAQQFTERVAFAQGSGVNLADVQAELDSIVSQIGTAISQSTFNGDDLVSGAAATQTIVSGVSRTGGSFAATTMTFDSVNLGAIQTALDAIDVVTAGATSQAALQATLTTAEAQLGLAIDAATSLGVTEKSIEAQQSFLGSLTDTLDQGVSSMVDAEMEEEAARLQALQTQQQLATQALAMANSSPQSVLSLFR; this is encoded by the coding sequence ATGACGTCCATTCTCACGAATAACTCTGCAATGACGGCTCTACAGACCCTGACTATGGTCAATAAGAACCTGAACCAAACCCAAGGCCGCGTATCCAGCGGTCTCGCAATCAGCTCGGGTAAAGACAACGCCGCTTACTTTGCTATCTCCGAAACTATGAAGGGTGATAGCGGTATGTTTGATGCGATCAACGAGGGCCTGACATCTACCCGCAACTCAGTAGCGACAGCGCGCCTTGGCGCGGAAACCGTTTCTGATCTCGCACAGCAGTTCACCGAGCGCGTCGCGTTCGCACAGGGCTCTGGTGTGAATCTGGCAGATGTTCAGGCAGAACTTGATTCCATTGTGTCTCAAATCGGTACTGCCATCAGCCAGTCGACCTTCAACGGTGATGATCTGGTGTCTGGCGCTGCTGCGACACAAACCATCGTTTCCGGCGTATCCCGGACAGGTGGTTCTTTCGCGGCGACAACCATGACATTCGACTCCGTGAACCTCGGCGCGATCCAGACTGCTCTGGACGCAATTGATGTTGTAACTGCTGGTGCCACCAGTCAGGCTGCACTTCAGGCAACGCTGACGACCGCAGAGGCACAACTGGGCCTCGCAATCGACGCAGCGACGTCTTTGGGTGTCACAGAGAAATCCATCGAAGCACAACAGAGCTTCCTGGGTTCCCTGACCGACACCCTGGATCAAGGTGTGTCCTCGATGGTTGATGCAGAGATGGAAGAGGAAGCAGCGCGTTTGCAAGCCCTTCAAACTCAACAACAGTTGGCGACTCAAGCACTAGCAATGGCGAATTCTTCGCCTCAGTCCGTGTTGTCGCTCTTCCGTTAA
- a CDS encoding flagellar biosynthetic protein FliR, with the protein MDLDSFVSGIVFGYLLVFARLGSAMLFMPAFGETQIPTTSRLAFALVLSLALYPIIPTPDRAPQEAGPMAIMLASEITVGLWIGLTGRVLLSAMQFAGGQIGQVTGLANAFGGNIGSFEGATLMATFLLIGAVALMFLLDIHHIILRALIDSYDIFPPGPLMLGDMAEQMVRVGGHSLYIGTAIAAPFFVMGVILNLGMGLANRMMPQLPVFFVGAPLLIIVGFLIFAAAAPSMFDYFLTDFVEWFGNLRFTTMP; encoded by the coding sequence ATGGATCTCGACAGTTTTGTCAGCGGGATCGTCTTTGGCTACCTTCTGGTTTTCGCGCGGCTTGGCTCGGCCATGCTGTTCATGCCAGCGTTCGGAGAAACCCAGATCCCAACGACCTCTCGCCTTGCCTTTGCGCTGGTCCTAAGCCTCGCCCTTTACCCGATTATCCCAACGCCGGACCGCGCACCGCAAGAGGCAGGGCCCATGGCAATCATGCTTGCAAGCGAAATCACGGTTGGCTTGTGGATCGGTTTGACGGGGCGGGTTTTGCTGTCAGCGATGCAATTTGCGGGCGGGCAGATCGGTCAGGTAACCGGACTTGCCAACGCTTTCGGTGGCAATATTGGATCTTTCGAAGGCGCGACCCTCATGGCGACTTTTCTATTGATCGGAGCCGTGGCGTTGATGTTCCTTTTAGACATCCACCACATCATCCTACGCGCCTTGATCGACAGCTATGATATTTTCCCACCCGGTCCCTTGATGCTGGGCGATATGGCCGAACAAATGGTCCGAGTGGGCGGGCATTCGCTTTACATCGGCACTGCAATTGCGGCACCCTTCTTTGTAATGGGGGTGATCCTGAACCTTGGGATGGGTCTGGCCAACCGTATGATGCCTCAGCTGCCGGTCTTCTTTGTGGGTGCGCCGTTGCTGATCATCGTAGGGTTCCTGATCTTTGCGGCCGCGGCCCCATCGATGTTTGACTATTTCCTCACCGATTTTGTCGAATGGTTCGGCAATCTTCGGTTCACCACAATGCCCTAG
- a CDS encoding flagellar basal body protein, translating into MNTEATNLFDLASKRLKWLSDSQKTISENIANAETSGYRAKEAQSFESYLSRAEGAEIAPDATSAESDVTWGEDLTGNSVVLEEQILAASSTASQYKIAANLYKKAHSMLRAVAGG; encoded by the coding sequence ATGAATACAGAGGCTACTAATCTTTTTGATCTTGCGTCTAAGCGTCTGAAATGGCTCTCAGACAGCCAAAAAACGATCTCTGAAAACATCGCAAACGCCGAGACATCCGGATATCGCGCGAAAGAAGCGCAAAGCTTTGAGAGTTACTTATCGCGCGCAGAAGGTGCTGAAATTGCACCTGATGCGACTTCAGCGGAAAGCGACGTGACATGGGGCGAAGATTTGACGGGGAACTCTGTTGTCCTCGAAGAGCAGATCCTTGCAGCTTCCAGCACGGCAAGTCAGTACAAGATCGCAGCTAATCTCTACAAGAAAGCGCACTCGATGTTGCGCGCTGTGGCAGGGGGCTAA
- the nagA gene encoding N-acetylglucosamine-6-phosphate deacetylase has translation MLNQEQSKTKAFKGADILWQGTLQKGKALLIEESKVKCLVDDTAIPAETTSIALNGGFLAPGFVDLQVNGGGGVLFNNPPSVETLSTMSQAHAVLGTTSFLPTLITDSPETTSQAIAAVEEAIAARIPGVLGLHLEGPHIAPNRRGAHRESFVRPMNDRDMKVLLRAAKALPVLKVTLAPEHASEQQVRDLTDAGVVVSIGHTDADYETCLRYARAGANCVTHLFNAQSPMTARAPGTVGAALSSGAFYAGLIADGIHVDPAVIGLALRANKGPGEIFLVTDAMATIGSDLESFTLNGREILRSGDRLTLSDGTLAGAHLALADAIKLLVSTCGEPVEIALKRATQYPADVIGKSVLGRLFENGPADFVHLSSDFALRSVWRGGKKVRKQNPSA, from the coding sequence TTGCTGAACCAAGAACAATCAAAAACCAAAGCATTCAAGGGTGCAGACATCCTTTGGCAGGGCACTCTTCAGAAAGGAAAAGCCCTTCTAATAGAGGAAAGCAAAGTAAAATGCCTTGTCGATGACACTGCAATTCCCGCAGAAACCACGTCTATCGCGTTGAATGGCGGTTTTCTGGCACCGGGTTTTGTTGATCTTCAGGTTAATGGGGGCGGTGGCGTGTTGTTTAACAACCCGCCTTCGGTGGAAACTCTCTCCACGATGTCCCAAGCGCATGCTGTTTTGGGGACGACATCGTTCCTTCCGACGTTGATCACCGATAGTCCAGAGACAACATCGCAAGCGATCGCTGCCGTTGAGGAGGCAATCGCCGCGCGGATACCGGGCGTACTTGGTTTGCACCTCGAAGGTCCTCATATCGCGCCAAATCGCAGAGGTGCGCATCGCGAGTCTTTTGTACGGCCAATGAATGATCGAGACATGAAGGTTTTGCTAAGGGCCGCCAAAGCGCTCCCTGTCCTAAAGGTGACCCTCGCCCCTGAACATGCATCCGAACAACAGGTTCGCGACCTCACGGACGCAGGCGTTGTCGTGTCGATTGGTCATACGGATGCAGACTACGAAACCTGTCTGCGCTATGCCAGAGCTGGTGCCAACTGTGTGACCCATCTGTTTAACGCACAGAGCCCGATGACAGCACGTGCGCCAGGGACGGTTGGCGCAGCGTTGTCTTCGGGCGCTTTTTACGCCGGCCTCATTGCAGACGGTATTCATGTTGATCCTGCGGTGATTGGTTTGGCTCTGCGCGCCAATAAAGGCCCCGGAGAGATATTCCTTGTCACTGACGCTATGGCGACGATCGGGTCGGACCTGGAGTCTTTCACACTCAACGGACGCGAAATCCTAAGATCGGGGGATCGCCTCACCCTGTCCGATGGAACCTTAGCTGGCGCGCATTTGGCCTTGGCTGACGCCATCAAACTCTTGGTTTCCACGTGCGGTGAGCCTGTTGAAATCGCTCTGAAGCGGGCAACTCAGTATCCGGCGGATGTAATTGGGAAATCAGTATTGGGGCGTTTGTTCGAAAATGGGCCAGCTGATTTCGTACACTTGTCTTCAGACTTTGCGCTTCGCAGTGTTTGGCGCGGTGGCAAGAAAGTTCGTAAACAAAATCCGTCGGCATAA
- a CDS encoding flagellar hook-basal body complex protein FliE, translated as MADFTSIRPNTLIQSAYGQSKDLKAATEAQPEKAESFGDMLRAAAAQSAETVRRGDEVSTAGLTGDASIQQVVEATMDMESTVRVSVAVRDRIVEAYQEIMRMPI; from the coding sequence ATGGCTGATTTCACATCGATCCGCCCAAACACCCTGATCCAAAGCGCCTATGGTCAATCCAAGGACCTGAAAGCCGCGACCGAAGCTCAGCCGGAAAAGGCCGAGAGCTTTGGCGATATGCTGCGCGCGGCAGCGGCTCAATCAGCAGAAACCGTGCGCAGGGGTGACGAGGTCTCGACCGCGGGTCTGACAGGTGACGCCAGTATTCAACAGGTTGTTGAGGCCACAATGGACATGGAATCCACCGTTCGCGTTTCTGTTGCCGTGCGGGACCGCATTGTCGAAGCTTATCAGGAAATCATGCGGATGCCGATCTGA
- a CDS encoding flagellin → MSSILTNSSAMVALATLNNVNMKLNETQNRVSTGLQISSGKDNAAYFAISETMKGDSGMFESINDGLTSTKNSIATARLGAETVADLAQQFTERVAFAQGSGVNLTDVQAELDSLVSQIGLAISQSTFNGEDLVSGAAATVTVVSGVSRTGGSFSATTLSFSSVNLGAIQTALDAVDVVTAGATSQAALQATLVTAEGQLSAAIDAATSLGVSEKTVEGQQTFLSSLTDTLDSGVSSMVDADMESEAARLQALQVQQQLSTQSLSMANQTPQNILSLFR, encoded by the coding sequence ATGTCATCCATTCTCACCAATTCCTCTGCAATGGTCGCTCTTGCCACGCTTAACAACGTGAACATGAAGCTTAACGAAACCCAGAACCGTGTTTCCACGGGTCTTCAGATCAGCTCTGGTAAAGACAACGCAGCCTACTTCGCGATTTCCGAAACCATGAAGGGCGACAGCGGCATGTTTGAGTCGATCAACGACGGCCTGACTTCCACCAAGAACTCCATCGCAACTGCACGCCTGGGCGCAGAAACTGTTGCAGACCTTGCTCAGCAGTTCACCGAACGTGTCGCCTTCGCACAAGGTTCCGGCGTGAACCTTACCGATGTACAGGCTGAACTGGATTCCTTGGTTTCTCAGATCGGCCTTGCGATCAGCCAATCGACCTTTAACGGTGAAGATCTGGTCTCTGGCGCTGCGGCAACTGTGACTGTGGTATCGGGTGTTTCCCGTACCGGTGGTTCATTCTCCGCGACGACCCTCAGCTTTAGCTCTGTAAACTTGGGTGCAATTCAAACTGCATTGGATGCAGTTGACGTTGTGACGGCAGGTGCGACAAGCCAAGCCGCTTTGCAAGCGACTTTGGTGACCGCGGAAGGTCAACTGTCAGCAGCGATCGACGCGGCAACGTCCTTGGGTGTTTCCGAAAAAACCGTCGAAGGTCAGCAGACATTCCTGAGCTCACTGACGGATACGCTTGATTCCGGTGTTTCCTCTATGGTCGATGCGGATATGGAATCCGAGGCGGCGCGTCTGCAGGCACTTCAGGTTCAGCAGCAGCTGTCGACTCAATCGCTTTCCATGGCGAACCAGACACCACAGAACATTCTGTCTCTGTTCCGGTAA
- the flgC gene encoding flagellar basal body rod protein FlgC, whose product MDPLTTISRIASTGLRAQGERMRVVSENVANANSTANEAGGDPYRRKTIAFNELVDVESGSSLVETTEVERDMSAFTVRYEPQHPAADANGYVKLPNVNPLIEMANMREASRSYEANLTMLEQARSMRSQLIDLLE is encoded by the coding sequence ATGGATCCGTTAACCACCATTTCCCGTATCGCAAGCACCGGTCTTCGTGCCCAGGGCGAGCGGATGCGCGTTGTTTCTGAAAACGTCGCGAATGCCAATTCCACAGCAAACGAGGCAGGCGGCGATCCCTATCGGCGCAAAACCATCGCTTTCAACGAGCTCGTTGACGTTGAATCCGGAAGCTCTTTGGTTGAGACCACTGAAGTCGAACGCGACATGTCAGCCTTCACCGTGCGCTACGAGCCCCAGCACCCGGCGGCGGATGCCAATGGCTATGTCAAACTGCCCAATGTGAATCCGCTGATTGAGATGGCCAATATGCGCGAGGCCTCGCGGTCTTATGAAGCCAACCTCACGATGCTGGAACAGGCACGGTCGATGCGTTCACAGCTGATCGATCTGTTGGAGTGA
- a CDS encoding transglycosylase SLT domain-containing protein translates to MSQKLANGVKSIDVGCMQVNLHWHGENFPTLSMAFDPERNVDYAARFLRNLYRETGDWTKAAGRYHSATDKHQKRYLTSLKRNKNVVDSQMPRLTALANSVGRPIQVAEVTLPKAPPPPVFWAADAESGASYSIYTTQPLQPVLPAFRNSP, encoded by the coding sequence GTGTCGCAGAAGTTGGCGAATGGGGTAAAAAGCATCGATGTCGGATGCATGCAGGTCAATCTGCATTGGCACGGTGAGAACTTTCCAACCCTCAGCATGGCCTTTGATCCAGAGCGCAACGTGGATTATGCCGCTCGGTTCCTGCGCAACCTGTACAGAGAGACGGGTGATTGGACCAAAGCCGCCGGTCGATATCATTCTGCCACCGACAAGCATCAAAAACGTTATCTGACCAGCCTCAAGCGCAACAAGAACGTGGTCGACAGCCAGATGCCGCGTCTTACGGCCTTGGCAAATTCTGTCGGACGCCCGATCCAGGTCGCCGAAGTCACGCTGCCCAAAGCGCCACCACCGCCGGTGTTCTGGGCTGCTGATGCCGAGAGCGGTGCGAGTTATTCGATCTATACAACGCAACCCCTGCAGCCGGTGCTTCCGGCTTTTCGCAATTCTCCATGA
- a CDS encoding FliI/YscN family ATPase yields the protein MIIASIAWINRGFILVAKVFSDLKTRVSSLEATRIVGHVQSIVGMTMTAAGLKRAAGIGQRCVVKGTRGPVMAEIVGASSDGLKLLPFGSWDGVAVGDDVEIVQHDPGISPDDSWIGTVVDGLGKPLSAAPRFKTGRGRRSSGRAEPPPAFARRRVGQKLSTKVKCMDVFTPLCQGQRMGVFAGSGVGKSTLMAMLARNTNADVIVIGLVGERGREVQEFIQEDLGPEGMARSVVVVATGDEAPLLRRQAAWTATAVAEHFRSTGRQVLLLLDSVTRFAMAQREIGLSSGEPPTTKGYPPTVFSELPHLLERAGPGREGEGDITAIYTVLVDGDDMNEPIADAIRGILDGHMVLDRAIAERGRYPAINIQKSISRMLPACHSDEEYAIMNEARRALARYADMEDLIRVGAYKPGTDPEVDAAMRFAKVAETFLSQRKSDTMMSDQSFAELYRMLLEAGIDVPIDVAAVDQPSAA from the coding sequence ATGATTATAGCAAGTATAGCATGGATTAACAGAGGGTTTATTCTTGTGGCCAAGGTTTTTTCCGACCTCAAGACGCGTGTATCCTCTTTGGAGGCCACAAGAATTGTTGGCCATGTCCAGTCAATTGTAGGCATGACCATGACCGCAGCCGGCCTGAAAAGAGCTGCCGGCATCGGTCAGCGCTGTGTCGTGAAAGGCACCCGAGGGCCGGTTATGGCCGAGATTGTTGGCGCCTCTTCTGACGGATTGAAACTGCTTCCATTCGGGAGCTGGGATGGTGTCGCAGTTGGCGATGACGTTGAGATCGTTCAGCACGATCCCGGCATCAGCCCTGACGACAGTTGGATCGGAACCGTCGTGGACGGCCTTGGCAAACCGCTCTCCGCAGCGCCTCGGTTCAAGACAGGTAGAGGACGAAGATCCAGTGGACGGGCCGAACCACCTCCCGCCTTTGCACGTCGTCGTGTAGGGCAAAAGCTCTCGACCAAAGTGAAGTGCATGGATGTGTTCACGCCGCTGTGTCAGGGACAGCGCATGGGTGTCTTTGCGGGATCCGGCGTTGGGAAATCCACTCTTATGGCGATGCTGGCGCGCAATACGAATGCAGATGTCATCGTTATTGGTCTGGTCGGAGAACGAGGGCGCGAGGTCCAGGAGTTTATCCAGGAAGACCTTGGCCCTGAGGGCATGGCGCGTTCGGTTGTTGTTGTAGCCACAGGCGATGAAGCCCCCCTGCTTCGGCGGCAAGCAGCCTGGACCGCGACGGCTGTGGCTGAGCACTTTAGGTCGACCGGCCGACAGGTTCTCTTGTTGCTGGACTCGGTAACCCGCTTTGCCATGGCGCAACGCGAAATTGGCCTGTCCTCTGGCGAGCCTCCGACGACTAAAGGCTATCCACCCACTGTGTTCTCGGAACTGCCGCATCTTTTGGAGCGCGCTGGCCCCGGTCGCGAGGGTGAAGGCGACATCACTGCGATTTATACGGTTTTGGTTGACGGCGATGACATGAATGAACCAATTGCCGACGCCATTCGCGGCATTTTGGACGGACATATGGTTCTGGATCGCGCCATTGCTGAACGGGGGCGCTATCCGGCCATCAACATTCAGAAGTCAATTTCCAGGATGCTGCCGGCCTGCCATTCGGACGAAGAATACGCCATCATGAACGAAGCGCGTCGCGCGCTTGCGCGCTATGCGGATATGGAAGACCTAATCCGTGTTGGGGCCTACAAGCCCGGCACCGACCCAGAGGTCGACGCTGCTATGCGCTTTGCCAAGGTAGCTGAAACCTTCCTGTCCCAGCGCAAGAGCGACACGATGATGTCTGACCAAAGCTTTGCGGAGCTGTACCGGATGCTTCTTGAAGCAGGAATTGATGTCCCCATCGACGTCGCGGCGGTCGATCAACCCAGTGCCGCATAA
- a CDS encoding flagellin: MSSILTNHSAMVALSTLNMVNKNLTDTQNRVSSGLQIMSGKDNAAYYAISETMKGDSGMFEAIHDGLTATKNSISTARLGAETVADLAKQFTDRVAFAQGSGVNLADVQAELDSLVTQIGTAISQSTFNGEDLVSGAAAPVTVVSGISRTGGSFTATTITFQSIDLGAIQTALDAIDIVTAGATSQAALQATLATAEAQLSNAIDAATSMGVTEKTIEGQMSFLDMLTDTLDSGVSAMVDANMEAEAARLQALQVQQQLATQSLSMANQAPQNIMSLFRQ; the protein is encoded by the coding sequence ATGTCGTCTATTCTTACAAACCATTCAGCCATGGTGGCTTTGTCCACGCTCAACATGGTCAACAAGAATCTGACCGACACGCAGAACCGCGTTTCAAGTGGTCTTCAGATCATGTCGGGCAAGGACAACGCTGCCTACTACGCCATCTCGGAAACGATGAAGGGCGACAGCGGCATGTTCGAGGCCATCCATGATGGCTTGACCGCGACCAAGAACTCGATTTCCACGGCGCGCCTTGGTGCCGAAACCGTAGCAGACCTCGCAAAGCAGTTTACCGACCGTGTTGCCTTTGCGCAGGGCAGCGGTGTTAACCTTGCTGATGTTCAAGCGGAACTGGACTCGCTGGTAACTCAAATCGGTACCGCGATCAGCCAATCCACGTTCAACGGAGAGGACCTCGTGTCGGGCGCTGCAGCGCCTGTGACAGTCGTTTCGGGTATTTCCCGCACAGGTGGCTCTTTCACAGCAACCACAATCACCTTCCAGTCCATTGATCTGGGTGCAATCCAGACCGCGTTAGACGCAATCGATATTGTTACCGCAGGCGCAACTAGCCAAGCAGCTCTTCAGGCGACGCTGGCAACCGCTGAGGCGCAGCTTTCCAATGCGATTGACGCGGCGACTTCGATGGGCGTCACTGAAAAGACCATCGAAGGTCAGATGTCATTCCTTGATATGCTCACCGATACGCTGGACTCAGGTGTTTCAGCGATGGTTGATGCGAATATGGAAGCCGAGGCGGCCCGCTTGCAGGCGCTTCAGGTTCAACAACAGCTGGCGACACAATCACTCTCTATGGCCAACCAAGCGCCACAGAACATCATGTCGCTGTTCAGGCAATAA
- a CDS encoding rod-binding protein → MADLPILYSPLANAQIPNQIGPQNRLSEQEIAKAKEFETLFLSQFVDEMLKTVDLDAATGGRDMHMWRSFMSQAMAESLVDQGGLGLATSVEQMMSAYKTAGNGGNS, encoded by the coding sequence ATGGCGGATCTTCCGATTCTCTATTCACCGCTCGCAAACGCGCAGATTCCGAATCAAATCGGGCCCCAAAATCGGCTTTCCGAACAGGAAATTGCGAAGGCAAAAGAATTTGAGACGCTTTTTTTGTCCCAATTCGTCGACGAAATGCTCAAGACCGTTGACCTCGATGCAGCGACGGGCGGGCGCGACATGCACATGTGGCGATCCTTCATGTCGCAAGCAATGGCTGAGTCCCTCGTTGACCAGGGCGGCTTGGGTTTGGCGACCAGTGTTGAACAAATGATGTCGGCATACAAAACCGCCGGAAACGGAGGCAATTCATGA
- the flhA gene encoding flagellar biosynthesis protein FlhA gives MAANDANPPVNLGDQLKGMLANRDIVFALGVVMILGMLFVPLPPAMLDFGLAASLSLSVLILMVALWIPTPLEFNSFPTLLLVVTMLRLALNVSSTRLILSEGHTGSGAAGQVIEGFSRFMVGGDFVIGIVIFAILVIINFIVITKGSTRIAEVAARFSLDAMPGKQMAIDADLGAGMITEDEARVRRKTLEDESSFFGAMDGASKFVRGDAIAGLIITLINVVGGILIGIISHDLTAMQAASNYTVLTIGDGLVTQIPALVVSLSAGLLVTKGGTTGAANEAVLGQLSNFPRALYMAAALCFVVGFLPGFPFVVFAILAVGMGFLGYFMQGQLEEQERRRAEEERLAAEEPAKTEDTIQDLLKLDELRLELGTALVPLINSPEAALPGKVKSLRNLFIADYGFVIPPVRIKDNSTLPHMTYSISIQGVETATGEIRPGAMMLIEPNGEEIDIPGERTKEPTFGLNAVWVDQSRASEAEARGYTVVDPESVITTHITEIIKEHMPDLLTYSATQELMENQTKEYQKLLTDISNPSPVVLLQHVLQTLLSERISIRNLPRIIEAIAEASVTTKKVQQVVEHVRTQLSKQICQNLQDETGFVPVMTLGQSWETELHNAISKTGDEVNFIMSPQRVQEFVLAVRKDIQQFASSDQWPALLVAPDSRPYVRSILERVSPMTQVISHNEVHRKASLKTVATIG, from the coding sequence ATGGCCGCAAATGACGCAAATCCTCCGGTAAATCTTGGTGACCAGCTGAAAGGTATGCTGGCCAACCGCGATATCGTCTTTGCGCTTGGCGTGGTGATGATCCTGGGCATGCTTTTTGTGCCTTTGCCGCCGGCGATGCTGGATTTTGGGCTGGCCGCGTCGCTGTCTTTGTCAGTGCTGATCCTTATGGTGGCCCTTTGGATTCCAACGCCGTTGGAGTTCAACTCCTTCCCGACGCTCCTGCTGGTTGTGACTATGCTCAGGCTCGCGCTGAACGTATCGTCGACGCGGCTGATCCTGTCTGAGGGTCACACGGGCTCGGGCGCGGCGGGTCAAGTCATCGAGGGCTTCTCGCGCTTCATGGTGGGTGGCGATTTCGTCATCGGAATCGTGATCTTTGCGATCCTCGTGATCATCAACTTCATCGTTATCACTAAAGGTTCGACCCGGATCGCCGAAGTCGCCGCGCGCTTTAGCTTGGATGCGATGCCCGGCAAGCAAATGGCCATCGACGCCGACCTTGGCGCAGGCATGATCACCGAAGACGAAGCCCGCGTGCGCCGCAAGACGCTTGAGGATGAAAGCAGCTTCTTCGGGGCGATGGACGGTGCGTCCAAATTTGTCCGAGGCGATGCCATCGCGGGTCTGATCATCACGCTGATCAACGTGGTCGGCGGCATTCTGATCGGGATCATCAGCCATGATCTGACGGCGATGCAGGCAGCGTCCAACTATACCGTCCTGACAATCGGCGACGGTTTGGTTACTCAGATCCCGGCCTTGGTGGTATCTCTGTCCGCTGGTCTTCTTGTCACCAAAGGTGGCACGACGGGCGCGGCAAACGAAGCGGTGCTGGGCCAGCTCTCGAACTTCCCACGTGCGCTTTATATGGCCGCGGCCCTCTGTTTTGTTGTGGGTTTCTTGCCCGGCTTCCCCTTTGTGGTTTTCGCAATCTTGGCAGTCGGTATGGGATTCCTCGGGTACTTCATGCAGGGCCAACTGGAAGAACAGGAACGCCGCCGCGCCGAAGAAGAACGTCTTGCTGCCGAAGAGCCCGCCAAAACCGAAGACACTATCCAGGATCTCTTGAAACTAGACGAGCTGCGTTTGGAACTTGGAACGGCATTGGTGCCGCTCATCAACTCTCCGGAAGCGGCGCTGCCCGGCAAAGTCAAAAGCCTGCGTAATCTCTTCATTGCGGACTATGGCTTTGTCATCCCCCCCGTACGGATCAAGGACAATTCCACCCTGCCACACATGACCTATTCGATCTCTATTCAGGGTGTCGAAACAGCCACCGGCGAAATCCGCCCTGGTGCCATGATGCTGATTGAACCCAATGGCGAAGAGATCGATATCCCGGGTGAACGTACCAAAGAGCCGACCTTTGGTCTGAACGCAGTTTGGGTCGACCAAAGCCGTGCGTCGGAAGCAGAGGCGCGTGGTTACACCGTCGTTGATCCGGAAAGCGTCATCACCACGCATATCACTGAGATCATCAAAGAACATATGCCGGATCTGTTGACCTATTCAGCCACCCAAGAGCTGATGGAGAACCAGACCAAAGAGTATCAAAAGCTGCTGACGGATATCTCCAATCCATCCCCAGTGGTTCTGTTGCAGCATGTTCTGCAAACGCTCCTGTCCGAGCGCATTTCGATCCGCAATCTGCCGCGCATTATCGAGGCGATTGCCGAGGCCTCTGTGACCACGAAGAAGGTGCAGCAGGTTGTTGAACATGTGCGCACGCAGCTGTCCAAACAGATCTGCCAGAACCTGCAGGACGAAACCGGCTTTGTTCCTGTGATGACTTTGGGGCAGAGTTGGGAAACCGAGCTGCACAACGCTATCTCTAAAACGGGTGATGAGGTGAATTTCATCATGTCGCCGCAGCGTGTGCAGGAGTTTGTTCTCGCAGTCAGAAAAGACATCCAGCAATTCGCCTCCTCGGATCAATGGCCCGCGCTCTTGGTGGCGCCGGACAGCCGCCCCTATGTGCGCTCGATCCTTGAACGGGTCAGTCCGATGACTCAGGTGATCTCGCACAATGAAGTCCACCGCAAAGCGTCGCTTAAGACGGTCGCCACGATCGGATAA
- a CDS encoding flagellar biosynthetic protein FliQ: MTLETILIACAPVLAIALGVGLIISFIQALTQIQEMTLTFVPKIIAIFGILVFTMPFMYGTLTRLSDTVFDLIVSGGF; the protein is encoded by the coding sequence ATGACCCTAGAGACCATCCTGATCGCCTGCGCGCCGGTTCTGGCGATTGCGCTTGGGGTCGGGTTGATCATCTCGTTCATTCAGGCGCTCACGCAAATTCAGGAAATGACGCTGACATTTGTGCCCAAGATCATCGCGATCTTTGGGATTCTGGTTTTCACAATGCCGTTTATGTATGGCACGCTGACCCGCCTGTCCGACACTGTGTTCGACCTGATCGTGTCGGGGGGGTTCTGA